Genomic segment of Iocasia fonsfrigidae:
TAATTAGAATTACCCAGGAGAAACTATTTTTTTATTTATATAAAAAAGGCATCCTAAATCAGGTCCTTGATCTAAGTGATTTCCTGGATAACGATATCTTACAGCAGGGTATCAAATACCTTAATCAACATTTTCAGGAGGATATTAGTATTGAAAAAATGTGCTCTGAAATAGGTATTAGTTTTAATAAATTTAATGAGTTATTTAAGGAGAATATGAAGATAAAACCCGGACATTATTTGATTGAGTTACGAATGAATCAAGCTCGTAAATTATTGAGCAAGAGTGATATATCAGTTAGTGAGGTAGCTTATCAGGTTGGTTATAACAGCCTTTCATCATTTATTAAACGTTTTAAGGCCTACTTTAAGATTACCCCCAAACAGTTCCAGTTAAAAAACAGAAAACAGCTTGAACAGTATTGTTAAATATGATAGAGGGACAGTCCTTCTGTCATATTTTATTAAGTACAGTTTAGTAATTTTTTGAATATATTTATTCCTTAAGAATTATACTAGATACTATAATAACTTAAAGTTTGCATTACTATAAGGGGTAGATAAATGTTAAGAAAACTACTGCGCAAATTAAGGTTTATAGAATTATTAAGGAATGAAAATAATGAGGAAGGTGACCAAGAGGTAGTTGCTGATATTCAGGTAGCTAAGAAACTGCAGGAAAATCTTAGTTATATTGAGAAGAGACTGGGCAAAAGTTCTGATTTTGTCTGTAGAAAAATTAGACTTGGCTCAAAAGATAAAATTGAGGCCGCCATTGTTTATATAGAGGGACTAGTTGATAAGACAAGTATTAGTGAGAATATTTTAAGACCACTGATGATTGATACCAGGTTAGTTGCTAATGAAGATACTGCAGTAAATATAGTTAAAGTAATTGAAACTAATACCATTACCAGTGGGGATATAAGATATACAGCAGACCTGGATTGCCTGATTGATTCTCTTTTAACAGGTGAAACGGGGATATTGATCAATAGTTCTAAAAAGGCTCTAATTATCGCTACAAGGGGCTGGGAGGCCAGAGGTATTCAACAGCCGGAAACGGAGGTTGTTGTCAGGGGACCACGGGAAGGATTTACCGAGACACTGCGTACTAATACATCTCAGTTAAGACGGAAAATACATAACCCTAATCTGATTTTTGAGGCGATGAAACTGGGAAAACAGACAAAGACGGAGATTTGTATAGCATATATTAAAGGTCTGGTCAATGATAAATTGATAGAAGAGATAAAAAGGAGGTTGGAGAGTATAGAAACAGATGCAATTCTAGAATCGGGTTATATCGAGGAATTCATTGAAGATGCCCCCTTTTCACCCTTTCCTACCATAGCAAATACTGAAAGACCAGATGTTGCAGCTGCCAAGATGTTAGAGGGAAGGGCTGCTATTTTAGTTGATGGGACCCCTTTTGTCTTAACTGTACCAATGTTATTTGTAGAAAGCCTGCAGATTGCAGAGGATTATTACTCCAGGCCGTTTTATACGACAATAATTCGCTGGATAAGAATTATTTCTTTATTTATAAGCATCTTATTACCTGCTACTTATGTAGCCTTAGCTACCTTTCATCAGGAGATAATACCTACCCCCCTTTTAATTACCATGATTGCCGCCAGTGAAGGTACCCCTTTTCCAGTCTTAGTGGCAGCTATCTTTATGGGGATTGTTTTTGAGATTTTGCGGGAGGCCGGTGTACGTTTGCCTAGACCGGTCGGTCAGGCGGTAAGTATTGTCGGTGCTTTAGTAATAGGTGAGGCTGCCGTTTCAGCCGGTCTGATTAGTGCCCCACTGGTGATTATGGTGGCTTTAACAGCTATCTCCAGTTTTGTGGTTTCATCACAGGCTGATGCGGCAACTGTATTACGGTTTATACTGGTGATATTGGCCGGTTCTTTAGGGGCCTTTGGGATAATTATAGGTTTGTTAGGGCTCTTAATACATATGACTTCACTGCGTTCTTTTGGGACTCCTTATCTTTCCCCCTTAGCCCCTTTAAGTTTGAGGGATTTAAAAGATGTGCTGGTAAGGTCTCCCTTATGGGCTATGTTTACCCGGCCGAGGACTATTGCCTGGCAGGACCCACAAAGGCAGGACTTCAGGATGATGCCACATCCACCCCAGGACAGGGATAAATCTGAAGCTGAAGTAGATAGTAGTGATAATGAATGAAAGTAAAAAGGTGAAATAGGTGAAAAAGAAATTACTTAAATATATAATTTTTACTATCTTATTGTTTTTACTATTATTATTAACGGCCTGCTGGGACCGTAAAGAACTGGATGATTTGGCAGTTGTTGCTGGAATAGCTATTGATTATGACCGGGAAACAGAAGGAATCAAACTAACTGCCCAGATAATCAAGGCAGGTGAAGTAGGACAGCCCCAGGGAGGTGGGAAAGGGGGGTCTTCGGCTAAAGAAGAAGGGGCAGAGACTGTTTGGATTGTTGAAAGTACAGGTGAGACGGTTTTTGATGCTGTCCGGAATTTTACCTTCCAGTCTTCCAGGAAATTATATTTTCCTCATAATAATATAATAGTATTTAGTAAAGAGCTGGCTGAAAAAGGGATTACCCCATACCTCAGTTTTTTTATTAGGGACCATGAAACAAGGAATATGGTCTGGGTTTTGATAGCTGAAGATCAGGCAGGAGATGTAATGAGGGTTAAGACAGACCTGGAAGAAATACCAGCTGTTGGGATTGCTAGAATGATTGAGGACAAGGTTGTAACTTCAGAGATAAGCGGGATTATGCTGCAGGAATTTTTAACTATGTTAATGAGTAAAACCACAGGCCCTGTAGCTACACCTCTCCGGATTTTGGAAAAGGGTGGAGAAAAAAAGCCCCTGATTGAGGGAACAGCGGTTTTTAAAGGGGATAAATTGCTTACTCATCTAAATAAGAAAGAGACCCGCGGCCTTTTATGGGTAAAGGGTGAGGTGGAGAGTGGGATAATTATCATTAAAGACCCTCGGGGCAATAAAATAAGTATAGAAATTACTAAAGCCAGTAGTAAGGTGAAAGCGGAAATTACTAATGGGGAGTATAAGATTAAACTTAAGGTCTCTACAGAGGGAAATATTGGGGAGCAGATGGGTGATACCAATTTAGCTACAGGCAAAATGATTGCCTATCTGGAAAGACAGGACCAAGAGGCTGTAAAGAGGGAGATTGAGGCTGCTCTTAAGAAGGCGAAAGAATACAAGACAGATATCTTTGCTTTTGGAGAAGCCTTTCACCGTAAATACCCAGATAACTGGCAGGAGATCCAAAGAAATTGGGATAATATCTTTCCTGAGGTAAAGGTAAGTATAGAGGTAGACTCCCAGCTGCATCATGCTGGTTTAAATGTTAAACCACCTATTCCGGTAAAACAATAGAGAGAGGCTTAAAATGGCATTAGAGAAGGGCAAGATTTCTAGTTCGCAACTTATTTTTTTGGTAATAGCAGAAATGTTAGGTGTTGGTTTTGTCATCCCCCCTGGGGCTACTGTTAATCAGGATGCCTGGATAGCTATTATCTTTGCTCTATTTGGAGGGCTTCTCCTGGTCCTGGTTCAGCTTAGTTTAGCTGCTAGATTTCCAGGGAAGACCCTGGTAAGAATAAGTGAACTTGTTTATGGGAATTTTCTTGGTAAATTAATTTCCCTGCTTTATATTTTGTTTTTTTTTCACATAGCATCTTTAATGGTAATCGATTTTTCTAATTTCTTCAATATTCTTTTTATGATCAGTACCCCATTTATTGTCTTTATGATTTTGATTACACTGGTGGCGGCATCTGCGGTCAGGAATGGGATTGAAGTAATTGCCCGCTGTGCTCAGTTTATTATACCGATAGTTTTTATTAGTACAATTATTACCGGTATTTTGTTAGCAAAGGACTTTAATCTGGAGAATTTCCAGCCTGTCTTGGAGGCATCAGCCCCGAAAATGGCCTGGATAGTTTACCGTACTGCCATTTTTTCTTTTTCCCCTCTTCATTTTCTGATGATCATCCCTTTTACTAATAAGCAGGGGGAAGTAAAGAAGTCAGTAATCAAGGCTACTTTTATATCGGCATCATTATTGATTTTTGTAGCGGTCAGAAATATTGGGGTGCTGGGAATTACGGGAAGTATTTATACTTACCCCTCTTTCCAGGCAGTGCGTTTAATAAATTATGGAGAAATACTTACCCGGCTGGAGATATTAATAGCCCTAAATTTTATGGGGAGTGGGTTTTTACAGTATGCCCTTACCTTTTATATTACCACACTTGCTGGGGCACAATTATTAAACCTACGAACCTATCTCCCTCTGGTCCTGCCGATCGGTGTACTGCTTACCTTTCAACTTCATTATTA
This window contains:
- a CDS encoding spore germination protein — encoded protein: MLRKLLRKLRFIELLRNENNEEGDQEVVADIQVAKKLQENLSYIEKRLGKSSDFVCRKIRLGSKDKIEAAIVYIEGLVDKTSISENILRPLMIDTRLVANEDTAVNIVKVIETNTITSGDIRYTADLDCLIDSLLTGETGILINSSKKALIIATRGWEARGIQQPETEVVVRGPREGFTETLRTNTSQLRRKIHNPNLIFEAMKLGKQTKTEICIAYIKGLVNDKLIEEIKRRLESIETDAILESGYIEEFIEDAPFSPFPTIANTERPDVAAAKMLEGRAAILVDGTPFVLTVPMLFVESLQIAEDYYSRPFYTTIIRWIRIISLFISILLPATYVALATFHQEIIPTPLLITMIAASEGTPFPVLVAAIFMGIVFEILREAGVRLPRPVGQAVSIVGALVIGEAAVSAGLISAPLVIMVALTAISSFVVSSQADAATVLRFILVILAGSLGAFGIIIGLLGLLIHMTSLRSFGTPYLSPLAPLSLRDLKDVLVRSPLWAMFTRPRTIAWQDPQRQDFRMMPHPPQDRDKSEAEVDSSDNE
- a CDS encoding Ger(x)C family spore germination protein: MKKKLLKYIIFTILLFLLLLLTACWDRKELDDLAVVAGIAIDYDRETEGIKLTAQIIKAGEVGQPQGGGKGGSSAKEEGAETVWIVESTGETVFDAVRNFTFQSSRKLYFPHNNIIVFSKELAEKGITPYLSFFIRDHETRNMVWVLIAEDQAGDVMRVKTDLEEIPAVGIARMIEDKVVTSEISGIMLQEFLTMLMSKTTGPVATPLRILEKGGEKKPLIEGTAVFKGDKLLTHLNKKETRGLLWVKGEVESGIIIIKDPRGNKISIEITKASSKVKAEITNGEYKIKLKVSTEGNIGEQMGDTNLATGKMIAYLERQDQEAVKREIEAALKKAKEYKTDIFAFGEAFHRKYPDNWQEIQRNWDNIFPEVKVSIEVDSQLHHAGLNVKPPIPVKQ
- a CDS encoding GerAB/ArcD/ProY family transporter translates to MALEKGKISSSQLIFLVIAEMLGVGFVIPPGATVNQDAWIAIIFALFGGLLLVLVQLSLAARFPGKTLVRISELVYGNFLGKLISLLYILFFFHIASLMVIDFSNFFNILFMISTPFIVFMILITLVAASAVRNGIEVIARCAQFIIPIVFISTIITGILLAKDFNLENFQPVLEASAPKMAWIVYRTAIFSFSPLHFLMIIPFTNKQGEVKKSVIKATFISASLLIFVAVRNIGVLGITGSIYTYPSFQAVRLINYGEILTRLEILIALNFMGSGFLQYALTFYITTLAGAQLLNLRTYLPLVLPIGVLLTFQLHYYNIVETMEYQDVYPFIATVFHVIIPVMTLIIASIRKLPRGES